The sequence AATTCTAATAGATcaatcccaaaaaaaaaactttagtTGGTATAAAGAATTTGCAGgaataaaaatacatacatatgaATATGATATAGCTGAACAACAATATACTATATGGTAGATACCTTAGATTAAATATCCTAGAATTGAGAGGAATAAATGCTTGAAAATTCCATCACAATCATCAAAATCTAATCTTGTGGTGAATTTTTCCACAAGTTTTATGACTCCAAACTCAAACACAACTTGATTAGTATATCTATATGCATTGCAGCCCTCCCAacatttttcttcacaaaaatcTGATTTCATCTCCTCTGGaagttgaagtatttgatgGCGACGGCGAAGGTGGCGGCGAAGAGGGCGCAGAATCCGGCCACCACCAAAGCAGCAAGGCTCAAGAAATCATGCCGGAATCCGAACTGATCCTTCAACAGCTCCTTCACAGGCAGTGTGTTCACACCATCACTCAGCCTTACCGGATCACCCATGTCTCCATACTGAGATGTCAGCAGTCCGTACAGGCTCCACGCGATCGGGTTCGCCCAGTAGTACCACCTCCACCACACCGGGATCCTCTGCGAGAACACGAGCATCAGATGCAGTATACGGTCACTTGGTGAAAGATGAGAAGGATTTTACCATGTAGGGAACCATGAAGCCGCTGAAGAGGTTCCACATCATGTAGAAGGGGGCTGCAACGATGGCAGCAACGTTGTGGTTGGGCGTGATGGCGATGGTCATCATCCCGAAGAAGGTGAAGTAGAGTAACGTGAAGTACATGAAGAAGATGTACCATAGAAACTTCCACACGTTCCACTCGAACGAGGCCATGAAGTAGAAGATGGTGCTGTAGATGAGGGACTGCACACAGACATAAGGGAACTCTACTGCAACCTGCACGAGCACAGCACGCGTGTTAGTGCAGATGAAACTGCTTATTCAGATCAGACGAGGGAGGGGCGAGGGGGAAGGCCGTGCCTGGGCTAAGGCGAAGGGCAGCGCAGAATACATCCCGGCAGCTCTTTCCCTGTACGAAACAAATCTTTCAACATATACCACTGGCTGCACAGATGTTGCGTTTGTGATTCCTATAAACAAAACGGCTGCGTACATAGACCCCATAGCGTTCGATATATCCTGCTGAGTTTCTCTGTCGATGTAAATCGCCATGATCAAGAGTAGAATCAATGAGATGTGAAACAGAGTAAGAAATAAGCAAGTTCTTTATAGCTCAGATTACTGAAACTCGAGAGTTAACCTAACCTTTTGGATCCGAATTTCCAGCAGATTGTTCCGAACATCAAGGAGATGATAACGGTGTAGAAGAAGCGTACGGCAGTGTACTGCGGGTTACGCCAGTACGAGAGGTTCTGCTTCCAAAGGCATGCCAGAAACTGACCGAAAAACGACTGTGAGTATTTGCTGGGGAAATTCAGTTCAGTTGTATCCTTATCTGGTTTGGATAAACTCTCAACCAGAATCTTGTTTTGCCTGAAATGTTGAGGTGAAAAAGATGAAATCActaaaaattaggaaaaaaaattagatcaTCACTTCTCCTTTTCAAAAAGATGAGCTGATTATATTTACTTGTACAAATCCGATTGGAGATATATTTCTGCAAAATCCAAACTGAGACGATTTTCTTCAGCTGGAGACGTGACTTCGAGGATCCAAGCTGCCGGATTATATCCAGGTCTTATTTTTCGAACTCCGGGAATAGCCTAGgagaaaacacacacacaccataACATACTGATTCATGAGCCAAAATTAGGACAGCATTAGAACATTGGACATAAATTAGTCGTTCGAAACAAGCGTTACCTCAAAATACTCGATGAGTTTGGTGGATTTGTCTCCCAATGGACCAGCATAGATGAGCCGCCCGCCTCGTTTCATGAGTAAAAGCTGGGATAAGATGATGAGATATGAGATATATGGGTCAGGgggaaaacacacacacacacacacaacagaAGAGAAGAGAACCTCATGAAAAGATTCAAAGATATCAATGCTGGGCTGGTGAATAGTACAAACTATTGTTCGACCAGTATCAACGATGTTCCTCACAGCTCTCATCACAATGGCTGCGGACCTGGCATCAAGGCCTGAAGTCGGTTCATCCATGAAAACTATAGAAGGATTGGCAACAAGCTCGACTGCTATTGTAAGCCTTTTCCTTTGCTCTACTGATAAGCCGTCCACTCCTGGTACCCCGACTAGTGCCCTACGTAGTTGAGTTAGTTCAACTAGTGCCATAACCTCATCCACAAATGCCTGCAGTTGATACCAAAAAAATACTATAACAGCAGAAGATATACATGATGAAGGAAAATGAATGGTATAAGAAGCCAAGAAAAAATTACTCTCTGTGTCGCGAAGTCACACTGAGTGGAGAGTCGGAGCCAAGCAGAATATACAAGTGATTCGTGCACTGTCAGGCATGGAGAATGAACATCGCTCTGTTCACAGTATCCCGAGATCCTAGCAAAAGTTTTTTTATTCTTCGGATATCCCGAAATGTAGATCCTGCCTTCAATATGTCCTCCAGTTTTCCTACCAGCTAAAACATCCATGAGGGTAGTTTTACCAGCACCACTGACACCGACTAATGCAGTGAGGACACCGGGCCGGAATGCTCCAGTTACATTTACCAGTAGCTGCAACTTTTCTTCTTGTAAGCCTTGCCCCTTCAATTCCTGAAGCACGACAGAGCTGAGGCTGGTCACATATCCTAACAATGCAGGTTTTCCTCGGAGTGAACCCGTGATAGAATGTGCTGTTTACGTACCAGTGGAACATCAACGTAGTAGTTGATGTTGCTAAAACACATGGAAAGAGGTTTGAATGGGAGAACCATTCCTCTCTGCTTCTCGTTGCTCTTGCCTGACAATCAGTGAGAAGATGAAAATAAGATCACTCTTAGCTGTGGCAGATCATGAAGAGGGAATAAACCACGAGTAGAGTTCTTTGCCAAACCAGTGAATGAGTGTGAGTGCTGCAGAAATTCTCCAAATGTCATGATGTGAGATTCAGAGCTCTTCCGGGAACCAGTAAATGAGTGTGAACGTTGCAAAAACTCTCCAAAAGAATAGATGAAACGTCGAATCTGATTCCCCTTCTCTTTGTCATGGCAATCCTCCTTGGAGATAACAGCTTGCTGATTCCCAAGAGCTGCACAACAATTAATCAGATGATTAGATCTCCCATCTCTCCATTTAACTCTTTGGTGAGATCTTTCAGGAATGAAACTTACGATTTAGGTAAGTCAGAAACACAGTGAACAGAGTATTGAATAATAAGATATATCCAAGTAATGCTCCAACGCCAATCCAATACCAACGGTCATTTGGAAATAAACTGCGAATCTTCAATAGCATTTCTCCCAAGGACAAAGAACTGCCGTCTCCAGCTTTCTATCATCAAGGCAAAAAAGCAAAATGAGATACTGCCGGTACTAGTAATAGTGAAGTCGTTTCAGTTTTTAAGTGAAACAAGAAGGAAGAAAATGGTACTGGAAAGCATACTACCTTATGCCAAGAGTGGCCGAGAAATTCATTAACCGAAGCTGCACTTTGGGCATACATCATAGGGGAAAACCAGTAACCCCATATCCACCAAACTGGGATGCTATCTGTTTGGAAGAAAAATTCCCACAAAAATCAAGAATGGTAGTATTAACATatattatgatattattatcATTTAGTAAAATGCAAAATGGCATCATTGAGTACCTCTTGAAAGTATGAACCCTCCAAGGACCATGACAACCAACATGGCGAAAGACCCAAATGTGTTGGCAACCACCATATTTCGCCCTAATGATGCCATCACACGAAAAAGACCTATTGACATCTGGTGCAAAGTGAAGTATAACAAGAACTGAAAAACGCATCTGCATATATTACAAGCAAGTTTAAGTTAAATGCGAGTCTAACtatcagaaaaagaaaaattaacaTTGGAAGATCACAGAACAAAACATGAAATGTACACAGCATACCTGGTTATTTGAGGATCAAAGCCAATGGCATAATACGTAACTGCTACCCATAGAAAAGATTCTAAAAAAGAAAGGGGAATGCTCAAGAGCCAAGAGGGAAGAGTGTAGATCCAACATGGATAGAAGCGTAGATCTCTTTGTTTGTAAAGAACAGGAAGCTTAGCTATCAACATTGGGACCTCCATAAACCCATTAAAAAGAATCATAACTATTGCAAAGTAAAGGGCACCAAGGTAGATGCCCCCGTCATCCAGAGTATTATGATGCAATGTAGTACGGAAGAATACACTCATCATCATAAGAATAATTAGGAGGAGCTGCAAAGAAAATTGTTTCGGTTTAATTAAGTCTATGCAGTCTAAACCATGGCAATAGTGCCAAATTAGATGTGGATGCTCGAGAAAGAAGGCAATACCCATATTAGCTGAGGATTAAGATGTTATTACctgaattattttgaaaatgAACACAGGAGAATTCCGCTTCAGCAGTAGCATCTGCCATGATAAACTGATCCTTAGAAGCTTAGCCCTACTTATACCATAAGTCTTGGTAGACAGGGCAGCTGGATGAGTGTAATTTTTATCAAATGGGATGGCCAAATCCTGTGCCAACGAATTGCCAACATGAAAGGATTGAAAACCTTCTACAAACTTTGCCGCAGATACATATGTGTACTGTTCGTTCTTGAACCAATACTGCTCTTGATCCTTTTCAGATAAGACCTATGCAAGAGGTTAAAGGTGTAAGTTCCAAAGCAAGGAATCAATGAGCACACTTCTAAGGGCAAACTTGAACTCAAAATGAGTACCTCTTGTAGGAAGTCAGCAACATTTTTCCTGGATGGGCACTTGAAACccataaaagtgaaaaaatcaACTGCCACTTCACAGGGCCCCTGATATACTATTTGTCCCTCGCTAAAAAGAATTACGTCATCAAACATCTTGTATGTCTCAGGATCCGGTTGCAAGAGAGATACTAGTGTTGTACCATCAAGTGCATGAGTTGTGTGCCGAAGATAATTGATGATGTGGTGTGTAGTAGAGCTGTCTAGTCCCGTTGATATCTCATCCAAGAAAAGTACCCTAGAAGGACCCATAAGCAGTTCAGCTGCCGATGTTTATATGTTAGTAATTCAAGCTGAGATATTCTGCAGCAGAAAATTGAGCTCATCATGGCTAGTAAGAGTAACTACCCGTTGTAAGCCGCTTTTTTTGCCCTCCAGATATTCCTTTAAGCATTTCATCTCCAACCAATGTATCAGCACAAATGTCCAATCCTAAAATCTTTAGATATAGTTTAGAACCAAACAAAGAAGTTGTCTTCCTACTACACAAGCTATGATCCTTACTAAACCAAAGAACTTATATGAGATAGGTATAAGCTGTGTTTCAGAGAATtcagaagaaaatgaaaaattgcaAAACATTTGAGTCTGCTTAGATCCATAAAATTTAAACCTACTGCCAAAGTAAAGTAGTAAACTAAAATAGCAATTTACAATTTACAGGCCTTCCTTATCTCATAAGTAAGGATTTAGTGACGCACCTTCAAGATGTATTCCACAAGTACGCTTGTCTGTTGCCCCAAAAGTACTGCCTAGGAGCAAACtaagtattttaaaaaggtGCTATTGGATCACAAGTAGAAATTCCTAGCCAGCATCATGAATGGAAGACGATTTCAGTCAGGAAGGCATACCTTGATAAAGATATCTAGTTCTTGATCCGGGTAAATTTCAGCAATTTTTTCTCTTCTAAGAAGTTCCATGAGAATTTCTATGAGCCAatggttcaaaaaaaaaaaacaaaggatCAGAAACATGAATGAAATACTTTGCCTAAAAGTGCCAAAATGCATGTGTAGTTGATGTTACCACGCTTGAATCCAGCACCCTGACAGGATCCTGCAAATTCAAGTACCTCCCTCACAGTCATCTCAGCGATGTGTAAATCCTGCTGACTTGCATATGCTGAAGTCCTCTGAGGGGTAAACTCGTCTAGACCGTGTCCGTTATATGTAACTTTCCCTGATATCTTCAAAAGAAGATGCACTATTTGAGAATAACTTAATTGGACCAATAGGACATCACAATATATAAGAATAAGAGTTACTACTCGATGGTATTATATTCACCAAACAGGATAGAGCACTTGGTAAAGGGAAGATAACTTGACAAGGAAATCCAGCGTCTCTACAAAAGACTAAGAACTCTTTCAAGTTTTCTAAAGTATCGTCTAGCTCCATGTACGTAAACCGGTTGAATAAAAGGTTAAAGCGTAAAACGAGCTATATTACTTATTATCTGGTCAGAATCGTGAGTCTCTCTCGTTTAAGCCACTTGTTTGGACAGTCAAGATGAAAGGTGGAGAGAATGGATATATAGCCAGACAAATCTCAGGGGACATATTTTATAGAACAGGAAGGACGATCGCCAAAAGAATAGTCTAAAATTTGTGAAACCAAAAAGAATGCATAAGTTGCAATTGATAGCTGAAATAAATTATTGCCTGCgcaaaaattgaaggccaattgTGTCGTTAACTGTGCTAAATGTAAACATTGCAGCACAAAATAACTCTGCATGATTACCTGCAAACTTGGTGCGAGGCGACCTGCAAGAGCCAAAAGAAATGTCGTCTTTCCAGAACTTGGAGGTCCAAGAAGCAGAGTCAACCTAATTAACAACATCACTCGTTAAGTCCAAAATTAAGTATTTAcgtattactatttttttactTAAGCTTGCGCTATACCTTGAAGGTCGTATAATGCCATTTATATTGTTTAGGATAGGAAGTTTTTGTCTCCCACCGGAGAAAATCCTGAGCTGCCTCAAGAAAGCCTATTTTGCCATGCCATGTTTCCATTGAACAAGTCAGCTCAATTGGAAAATAGAGTCCACATAGCTTATTGGATCTTTGTTCTCCACATGTTTACCTCAGTCATGTCAAAAATGAAATTAGGTATGGTCGGCAGAGCTCTGCTTCCGACATGGACTAAAGCATCCACCTTCAGATTCTCAAATCGAACCTCGACTTTTGGAAATTCCAGGCCGACGCTGCAAAGAACACGAGCAGCATTTGGAAACAAGCAAGCACATCGACATGAAGAAgcaggagagagaaagagacttTGCAGCAGAATTTGAAAACAAGCAAACACATGAACATGAAGAAGCagacaagagagagagagagagagagagagaaagcatCTTTGCAGACGAATTTCAAAACAAGCAAACACATCAACAACaagaagcagagagagagacagagagagagcaTCTTTGCAGCAGAATTTGAAAACAAGCAAACACAGCAACTTGAAGAAGtaggagggagggagagaaagggAGGAGCATTGTAACATCAATCTCTGA comes from Salvia miltiorrhiza cultivar Shanhuang (shh) chromosome 3, IMPLAD_Smil_shh, whole genome shotgun sequence and encodes:
- the LOC131015204 gene encoding ABC transporter G family member 32-like; translation: MFSGNTLCDGGASGDEEEGLVLTALQRSPTYDRARTAVYRNTAGELALVDVGRISSDEQKQVLDKLVAAVDEDVEGFLRRVRERFDAVGLEFPKVEVRFENLKVDALVHVGSRALPTIPNFIFDMTEAFLRQLRIFSGGRQKLPILNNINGIIRPSRLTLLLGPPSSGKTTFLLALAGRLAPSLQISGKVTYNGHGLDEFTPQRTSAYASQQDLHIAEMTVREVLEFAGSCQGAGFKREILMELLRREKIAEIYPDQELDIFIKAVLLGQQTSVLVEYILKILGLDICADTLVGDEMLKGISGGQKKRLTTAELLMGPSRVLFLDEISTGLDSSTTHHIINYLRHTTHALDGTTLVSLLQPDPETYKMFDDVILFSEGQIVYQGPCEVAVDFFTFMGFKCPSRKNVADFLQEVLSEKDQEQYWFKNEQYTYVSAAKFVEGFQSFHVGNSLAQDLAIPFDKNYTHPAALSTKTYGISRAKLLRISLSWQMLLLKRNSPVFIFKIIQLLLIILMMMSVFFRTTLHHNTLDDGGIYLGALYFAIVMILFNGFMEVPMLIAKLPVLYKQRDLRFYPCWIYTLPSWLLSIPLSFLESFLWVAVTYYAIGFDPQITRCVFQFLLYFTLHQMSIGLFRVMASLGRNMVVANTFGSFAMLVVMVLGGFILSRDSIPVWWIWGYWFSPMMYAQSAASVNEFLGHSWHKKAGDGSSLSLGEMLLKIRSLFPNDRWYWIGVGALLGYILLFNTLFTVFLTYLNPLGNQQAVISKEDCHDKEKGNQIRRFIYSFGEFLQRSHSFTGSRKSSESHIMTFGEFLQHSHSFTGKSNEKQRGMVLPFKPLSMCFSNINYYVDVPLELKGQGLQEEKLQLLVNVTGAFRPGVLTALVGVSGAGKTTLMDVLAGRKTGGHIEGRIYISGYPKNKKTFARISGYCEQSDVHSPCLTVHESLVYSAWLRLSTQCDFATQRAFVDEVMALVELTQLRRALVGVPGVDGLSVEQRKRLTIAVELVANPSIVFMDEPTSGLDARSAAIVMRAVRNIVDTGRTIVCTIHQPSIDIFESFHELLLMKRGGRLIYAGPLGDKSTKLIEYFEAIPGVRKIRPGYNPAAWILEVTSPAEENRLSLDFAEIYLQSDLYKQNKILVESLSKPDKDTTELNFPSKYSQSFFGQFLACLWKQNLSYWRNPQYTAVRFFYTVIISLMFGTICWKFGSKRETQQDISNAMGSMYAAVLFIGITNATSVQPVVYVERFVSYRERAAGMYSALPFALAQVAVEFPYVCVQSLIYSTIFYFMASFEWNVWKFLWYIFFMYFTLLYFTFFGMMTIAITPNHNVAAIVAAPFYMMWNLFSGFMVPYMRIPVWWRWYYWANPIAWSLYGLLTSQYGDMGDPVRLSDGVNTLPVKELLKDQFGFRHDFLSLAALVVAGFCALFAATFAVAIKYFNFQRR